Part of the Triticum urartu cultivar G1812 chromosome 2, Tu2.1, whole genome shotgun sequence genome, GAATCTACAGTCAACCAAACAGACCCTAAGAGGGATAGAAGAGAGAACATAGAACACAGAGAAGCAATGTTCCTGGAGGAGGATATTTCCATCTTTTCGTGTACCGGTTTACGCTCCAATAAATTTATCTTGCGTTTGCCGCCATATAGGGTGATTTCGCAATTGACTGTCAAAAGGATGGGCAATGTGAAGACATAATAAGGATTTAATAATGCCGTTGATACAGTTTTCATGCTTTTGACTTGCAGGAGTTTGTCTGACTTCTCCAATCAGAGCATTGCAGAGGGAAAATAGTAATGGAGTTGATAAATGCTAACCCTGTGATTCATGAGAAAAGGGAGAGGCGCATCCGGCAGGCACCAGAAAACATAGATGAAAATGCACCAGAGGCCATAGACCAGCTTGAAATATTTGATATCCTCTATTGTTTTTCCTTTATATATGGATCTAGTAGCTTGCTTTCTTGCTATACTTTATTGTCTGGTACCGTGTTAGCATAATTACCTTGTACTCCTTAACATTCTTACATCATATTAGAGACATAAAGGACCCAGAACATCCATACTCATTGGAAGACCTTAATGTGGTAAATGAAGACTCAGTCGAAATCAATGATGAACTTAGTCATGTCAGGTAAGTTGGCATCTGTCTATTGGAACTTTGGCTGCTACAATTCAGGAATCATAATGAAATTAAATCGTGAGGATTCCTGGTCGCTTTGGTTTCAGGGTTACTTTCACCCCAACAGTGGAGCATTGCAGTATGGCCACTATCATTGGCCTTTGCTTACGTGTGAAGCTCATGCGGAGTCTTCCACCTCGTTACAAGGTATGCTGTTGGTGTGCGGTAAAAAGGAACTCCTGCTATTATAGTTCCACAACTAATCGTAAACTGCTTAAAAGagaaaagaagagaagaaagtaACAATCAGTTCAATTGTGAACTGCTTAAAaagaaaagaagagaagaaaataACGAGCTGCCTTAATATGTTGCTGAAGCCATGGTATTTTAATTAACATGTCAGTGTATTTATTATAATTTAGGAAGTCTTAAAACACTGAGCTAGATGAGCCATCTGTGTCAGACCActtagggccagttcttttggggCTTATGGCTGGCTGTCTACCCCCTCCCCAGCTTATTCTAGAACCTAATTTTTTTTCTAGAAACCCAACCTAAAGTTTTATTTTGGGGCAGCTTATTTCCACAGCCATACATAAGCCCgaaaagaactggcccttaacTTGCTACTGCCATTATAGAACAAGTTTTTACTTCAAAATTCAGATACCGCAAACACACTCTGGAGGCACAATAAGTGCAGTTTCTAATTTCAGATACGTGTGGTGTAAATGCATCATTAATGGTTAGAAACAATGGTAATTCATTAACATATATGCCAAGTATTTCATAAGCAAATTTATTGAGGACTAATTAGGTAGGGTGGATTTTGCTCCTGTCAATGACAGTGCGGGGAAATTGATGCTTTTCTGCTGCTTATTAGCTATTACTGCCCATAGTTTCTTCAAAACAATCAGACATTGTATTGATTTCTGACCCATGTAGGTGGACATACGGTTGACGCCTGGATCACATGCAACTGAAGCTGCCGGTATGTGTTCTACGATATACATTTTTATACCTTACAGTTACCACACTATTTTGCCCGGAACAATATATCAGTATGTTTTTTCCCCCTTCTTTCCCAGTGAACAAGCAACTGAGTGACAAAGAACGCGTCGCGGCCGCGCTGGAGAATTCAAACCTGCTGGACATAGTGGAGGAGTGCCTGTCACCGACGCTCGGCTGAGACCTGAGTAGGACTGGAAACCAGTGCGTGGATACATTCCCAGACTACAGGAGATTACATATGCTATGCCACTCAGCATATTATTACTTTGATTGATGTTTGAGAAGAATTCTTTAATTAGGTGGCGCAGGACGTGTGCATGAATTCTGAGGCCCTGCGCCTCTCTGAGAACGTTGCTGCCGCTTAAGCTCTCGTATCGTAGTGCCAGTATGTAGGTCGTCGAGTGCTGCTATTTTTTTCTTGGAGGAACTGGGTGCTGCTATGTTTTTGTACGGTGCTGATTGTACATCGAGGGATGTAGTGTGGTGGTCCGTGCTGTAAAATTTTGTCATGTTTACGGAGaagggtctatgtttatcctttttttAACCTCATGTTCTATCCTTTTTAGTCATGCTTCAGTTGCTGAATAAAATAAAAGAGCGTCACTGCTTTTTTTTTAGATTCAACCTCGCTGCCTTGTACGTACGTATTATCTAAGTGGCCTCAGCCACGACAATGTCACAAATACAATCCGGTGGAACATAAAACCAAGTAGGAGTATTACATATCTAGCTAGTTTATCGTGGCAGATTTGCGGTTCGTCAGAAAATTCATCCTCTGAGGAGAGAAAGAAAAGAGCACCACTGCTGAGGGAGGTGTGGTGACGCGTGCTGTCTGTCCAGTAACTTTTTTCCTCGGTCATTATTTCACAATCATATTTGCAGAGAATGATTTTCTATTTTTTAGATTTTATAAAGATCTGTGTTGGTTTTTTTGGGGAAATGATTCATGGCCGTCGTATCTGATTTTAGTCATATGATATGACTCAGGGGGCAACGTACTACCTAGTTTAGATTTTGCAATTGAGCCTTTGTTACAATTAAACCTGGCCATGGGCAGCCCGGCCCGGTCGGTCCGACCCGACCCGGGCCGACCGTGTCCATGGGTCGGGCTCAGGCTTAGATTTCAAGCCCAAGGCTGGGCCGGCCCCTGTCATATTCATGAGTTAACGAAGAGGCCCGGCCCAAGGCCCAACAGGCTTTTAGCGCTATGGGCTGGGCTCGGTCTTGATTTTTAGGCTCAACGGCTGGGCGGGGTCGGGCTCGGGCCTGGGTTTTTTGCATCGGGCTTTGGTAGGCCCGGCCCGACAGATGGCCAGGTATAGTTGCAATCTTCCCCACCGCAATAAGTGATGTGGTGCGGGATCTGGATTTGGATCCCCCTGTGAGCAGTCACCTCCCGTGCTCTCCCGAGCTCCTCGTGAAGCCAATGCCTCCATGCGTACTCCGACCTTCGTCGTCGGTAGAACACCGACGAGGCCGCCCATAAACACGTTGaaacatccattttgcatcatgtttatctactgttatttataatatttttatacataataatgctttttggagtaattctaatgcattttctctcataatttgcaaggtacatacaaagagggagaatttcggcagctggaaatctagacctgaaaaagctacgccaggctacctattttgcacaactccaaatgagctgaaacttcaggAGGAAAATAACTACCGGAGGGGGGccacctggtgagcacaagaccccagacgcgccctggtgggttgtgttcagcccagcccacctctggtgcccatcttatggtatataagtcattttgacctagaaaaataagagaaggactttcgggacgaagcgccgccgtctcgaggcggaacttgagCATGAGCAATTTTGCCCTTCGGCAGAGCGATTTCGCTGGGGGAACCTCTcttccggagggggaaatcatcgtcatcatcatcaccaacaactctcccatcttggagagggcaatctccatcaaatcttcaacaacaccatattctctcaaaccctagttcatctctcgTGTTCAATTTTTATAccgaaactatagattggtacttgtgggtgactagtagtgttgattacatcttgtagttgattactatatgatttatttggtggaagattatatcttcagatccaatatgctatttaatacccctctgatcttgagcatgattatcatttgtgagtagttacttttgttcttgaggtcacaggagaaatcttgttgcaagtaattatgtgaattttatatgtgttcgatattttgatggtatgtatgttgtgatttccTTAGTGGtatcatgtgaacgtcgactacatgacacttcaacatatttgggcctaagggaatgcattgtggagtagttattagatgatgggttgcgagagtgacataagcttaaaccctaattTATGCGATATTCCGTAAgagaccgattggatccaaaagtttaatgctatgattagaatttattcttaatacttttctcgtagttgcgaatgcttgcgagggggttaatcataagtaggaggtttgttcaagtaagaacaacacctaagcactgatccacccacatatcaaattattaaAGTAGCGGACACAAATCAAACTAACATGATGAAAGTCACTAGATGAAATTcacgtgtaccctcaagaacactttgcttatcataaaAGGCCGTTTTGAcgtgtcctttgcctcaaaaggattggcctaccttgctacacttttgttactattatcgttactagctccttacaaattatcttgctatcaaactactcgttacttataatttcagtgtTTGTAGAGAATATCTTGCTGAAAACAActtgtcattttcttctgctcctcgttaggttcgacactcttacttatcgaaaggactacgattgatcccctatacttgtgggccatcACACGTCGACGAGGTCTTCTTTCCCTGTCTTTCTGTGTCCACAACCAGTGCCCATGGCCGCTCGAGCGCGCACGCCAGAGCTCCGCTTCGGGCCGTCGCCCAACTATGACGTTTGGCCCCCATGTTGCATCGCCTACACCATCACCTTCATCGCATACGCAAACACCCCTTCTCCCTTCCTCAACCAGAGAAGCTCCGGCGCGAGGCCATGACCTCAAGCAATGCAACGTAGTGACTTTCTGCAACAACAAGACATTTGTTGCCAAAATTTTTTTATAACAAGAGTTCGGTTGCAAAAAAAAATTCTTAAAAGTACTCTACAACAAGAGCTCGGTtgaaaaaaatctaaaaaatatTCCACAAGAAGGCCTCTGCAACACAATCTTTGTTAGTACACAATTTTCTACAACGAGATATGTGTTGCAAAAAGGGTTCTCACAACACGGCTTCTGTCGCAAAAGTACGGCGACGCTTGACCGGGAGTTGTGTCAGATCGGACAGCTCGTAGACGGGCGGCGGCCGGCACGTAGCACGACCATTTTGTTTGAGCGGTAGATCtttgtgtttttttcttttttgcttttagtgGTAGATCTTTGTGTTGGTCTTCATCCTTTTTTGTCATGCTGCTTCCGTTGAAGGNNNNNNNNNNNNNNNNNNNNNNNNNNNNNNNNNNNNNNNNNNNNNNNNNNNNNNNNNNNNNNNNNNNNNNNNNNNNNNNNNNNNNNNNNNNNNNNNNNNNNNNNNNNNNNNNNNNNNNNNNNNNNNNNNNNNGNNNNNNNNNNNNNNNNNNNNNNNNNNNNNNNNNNNNNNNNNNNNNNNNNNNNNNNNNNNNNNNNNNNNNNNNNNNNNNNNNNNNNNNNNNNNNNNNNNNNNNNNNNNNNNNNNNNNNNNNNNNNNNNNNNNNNNNNNNNNNNNNNNNNNNNNNNNNNNNNNNNNNNNNNNNNNNNNNNNNNNNNNNNNNNNNNNNNNNNNNNNNNNNNNNNNNNNNNNNNNNNNNNNNNNNNNNNNNNNNNNNNNNNNNNNNNNNNNNNNNNNNNNNNNNNNNNNNNNNNNNNNNNNNNNNNNNNNNNNNNNNNNNNNNNNNNNNNNNNNNNNNNNNNNNNNNNNNNNNNNNNNNNNNNNNNNNNNNNNNNNNNNNNNNNNNNNNNNNNNNNNNNNNNNNNNNNNNNNNNNNNNNNNNNNNNNNNNNNNNNNNNNNNNNNNNNNNNNNNNNNNNNNNNNNNNNNNNNNNNNNNNNNNNNNNNNNNNNNNNNNNNNNNNNNNNNNNNNNNNNNNNNNNNNNNNNNNNNNNNNNNNNNNNNNNNNNNNNNNNNNNNNNNNNNNNNNNNNNNNNNNNNNNNNNNNNNNNNNNNNNNNNNNNNNNNNNNNNNNNNNNNNNNNNNNNNNNNNNNNNNNNNNNNNNNNNNNNNNNNNNNNNNNNNNNNNNNNNNNNNNNNNNNNNNNNNNNNNNNNNNNNNNNNNNNNNNNNNNNNNNNNNNNNNNNNNNNNNNNNNNNNNNNNNNNNNNNNNNNNNNNNNNNNNNNNNNNNNNNNNNNNNNNNNNNNNNNNNNNNNNNNNNNNNNNNNNNNNNNNNNNNNNNNNNNNNNNNNNNNNNNNNNNNNNNNNNNNNNNNNNNNNNNNNNNNNNNNNNNNNNNNNNNNNNNNNNNNNNNNNNNNNNNNNNNNNNNNNNNNNNNNNNNNNNNNNNNNNNNNNNNNNNNNNNNNNNNNNNNNNNNNNNNNNNNNNNNNNNNNNNNNNNNNNNNNNNNNNNNNNNNNNNNNNNNNNNNNNNNNTGGTGAgcattacacggactgggtccgtaacttgaggattatcctcattgctgcacagaagaattacgtcctggaagcaccgctgggtgccaggcctgctgctggagcaaccagatgttatgaacgtctggcagagcaaagctgatgactactcgatagttcagtgtgccatgctttacggcttagaatcgggacttcaacgacgttttgaacgtcatggagcatatgagatgttccaggagttgaagttaatatttcaagcaaatgcccggattgagagatatgaagtctccaataagttctatagctgcaagatggaggagaacagttctgtcagtgagcatatactcaaaatgtctgggtataataatcacttgattcaattgggagttaatcttccagatgattgcgtcattgacagaattctccaatcactgccaccaagctacaagagcttcgtgatgaactataatatgcaagggatgaataagactattcccgagctcttcgcaatgctgaaagctgcggaggtagaaatcaagaaggagcatcaagtgttgatggtcaacaagaccactagtttcaagaaaaagggcaaagggaagaagaaggggaacttcaagaagaacagcaagcaagttgctgctcaagagaagaaacccaaatctggacctaagcctgaaactgagtgcttctactgcaagcagactggtcactggaagcggaactgccccaagtatttggcggataagaaggatggcaaggtgaacaaaggtatatgtgatatacatgttattgatgtgtaccttactagagctcgcagtagcacctgggtatttgatactggttctgttgctaatatttgcaactcgaaacagggactacggaataagcgggcactggcaaaggacgaggtgacgatgcgcgtgggaaacggttccaaagtcgatgtgatcgcggtcggcacgctacctctacatctaccttcgggattaatattagacctaaataattgttatttggtgccagcgttgagcatgaacattatatctggatcttgtttaatgcgagacggttattcatttaaatcagagaataatggttgttctatttatatgagtaatatcttttatggtcatgcacccttgaagagtggtctatttttgatgaatctcgatagtagtgatacacatattcataatgttgaaccaaaagatgcagagttgataatgatagtgcaacttatttgtggcactgccgtttaggtatTGGTATAAagaggtcatatcggtgtaaaagcgcatgaagaaactccatactgatggacttttggaaccacttgattatgaatcacttggtacttgcgaaccgtgcctcatatgggcaagatgactaaaacgcgttctccggtactatggagagagcaacagatttgttggaaatcatatatacagatgtatgtggtccaatgaatgttgaggctcgtggggatatcgttattttctcaccttcacagatgatttaagcagatatgggtatatctacttaatgaaacataagtctgaaacatttgaaaagttcaaagaatttcagagtgaagttgaaaatcatcgtaacaagaaaataaagtttactacgatctgatcgtggaggagaatatttgagttacgagtttggtgtacatttgaaacaatgcggaatagtttcgcaactcacgccacccggaacaccacagcgtaatggtgtgtccgaacgtcgtaatcgtactttactagatatggtgcgatctatgatgtctcttactgatttaccgctatcgttttggggttatgctttagagacggccgcattcacgttaaatagggcaccatcaaaatccgttgagacgacgccttatgaactatggtttggcaagaaaccaaagttgtcgtttcttaaagtttggggctgcgatgcttatgtgaaaaagcttcaacctgataagctcgaacccaaatcggagaaatgtgtcttcataggatacccaaaggagactgttgggtacaccttctatcacagatccgaaggcaagacatttgttgctaagaatggatcctttctagagaaggagtttctctcgaaagaagtgagtgggaggaaagtagaacttgatgaggtaactgtacctgctcccttgttggaaagtagtacatcacataaaacggtttctgtgacacctacaccaattaaggaggaagctaatgatgatgatcgtgaaacttcagaacaagttactactgaacctcgtagatcaaccagagtaagatccgcaccagagcgGTACGgtatctctgttctggaagtcatgctactagatcatgatgaacctatgaactatgaagaagcaatggtgagcccagattccgcaaaatggcttgaagccatgacatctgagatgggatccatgtatgagaacaaagtgtggactttggttgacttgcccaatgatcggcaagcaattgaaaataaatggatcttcaagaagaagactgacgctgacggtaatgttactgtctataaagctcgacttgtcgcaaaaggttttcgacaagttcaagggattgactatgatgagaccttctcacccatagcgatgcttaagtctgtccgaatcatgttagcatgccagcattttatgattatgaaatttggcagatggatgtcaaaactgcattcctgaatggatttctggaagaagagttgtatatgatgcaaccagaaggttttgtcgatccaaagggagctaacaaagtgtgcaagctccagcgatccatttatggactggtgcaagcctctcggagttggaataaacgttttgatagtgtgatcaaagcatttggttttatacagtcttttggagaagcctgtatttacaagaaagtgagtgggagctctgtagcatttctgatattatatgtggatggcatattactaattggaaatgatatggAATTTTTggaatagcataaagggatacctGGAATAAGATGTTTTCCAAGGAAAGACCTcgggtgaagctgcttacatattgggccattaagatctatagagatagatcaagaccgcttaattggactttcaacAAAGCACCTTGACAAAGGTTTTGGGAAAATTCAAATGGATCAAGcacaaagaaagggttcttgcctgtgttacaaggtgtgaagttgagtaagactcaatgcccgaccactgcagaagatagagagaaaatgaaagatgttccctatgcttcagccataggctctatcatgtatgcaatgctgtgtaccagacctgatgtgtgccttgctataagtctagcagggaggtaccaaagtaatccaggagtggatcactagaacagcggtcaagaacatcctgaaatacctgaaaaaggactaaggatatgtttctcgtatatggaggtgacaaagagctcatcgtaaaggttacgttgatgcaagctttgacactgatccggacgattctaaatcgcaaaccggatacgtgtttacattaaacggtggagctgtcagttggtgcagttctaaacaaagcgtcgtggcgggatctacatgtgaagcggagtacatagctgcttcggaagcagcaaacgaaggagtctggatgaaggagttcatatccgatctaggtgtcatacctagtgcatcgggtccaatgaaaatcttttgtgacaatactggtgcaattgccttggcaaaggaatccagatttcacaagagaaccaagcacatcaagagacgcttcaattccatccgggatctagtccaggtgggagacatagagatttgcaagatacatacggatctgaatgttgcagacccattgactaagcctcttccacgagcaaaacatgatcagcaccaaggctccatgggtgttagaatcattactgtgtaatctagattattgactctagtgcaagtgggagactgaaggaaatatgccctagaggcaataataaagttattatttatttccttatatcatgataaatgtttattattcatgctagaattgtattaaccggaaacataatacatgtgtgaatacatagacaaacaaatttcactagtatgcctctacttgactagctcgttaatcaaagatggttatgtttcctaaccatagacatgagttgtcatttgattaaggagatcacatcattaggagaatgatgtgattgacatgacccattccattagcttagcacccgatcgtttagtatgttgctattgctttcttcatgacttatacatgttcctatgactatgagattatgcaactcccgtttaccggaggaacactttgtgtgctaccaaacgtcacaacgtaactgggtgattataaaggtgctctacaggtgtctccaaaggtacatgttgggttggcgtatttcgagattaggatttgtcgctccgattgtcggagaggtatctctgggccctctcggtaatacacatcacttaagccttgcaagcaatgcaactaataagttagttgcaagatgatgtattacggaacgagtaaagagacttgccggtaacgagattgaactaggtattgagataccgacgatcgaatctcgggcaagtaacataccgatgacaaagggaacaacgtatgttgttatgcggtctgaccgataaagatcttcgtagaatatgtaggagccaatatgagcatccaggttccgctattggttattgaccggagacgtgtctcggtcatgtctacattgttctcgaacccgtagggtccgcacgcttaagttacgatgacagtttcattatgagttatatattttgatgtaccgaaggttgttcggagtcccggatgtgatcacggattgacgaggagtctcgaaatggtcgagacataaagattgatatattggacgactatatttggacacggaaaggttccgggtaagattgggacaataccggatcaccgggaggttatcggaaccccccgggaggtatatgggccttattgggccttagtggaaaggaggggaaaggagcaagggagggggcgccccccccaagcccaatccgaattgggaaggccggcccccctttccttccttcctccttcctcttccttccctctcctactcctaataggaaaaaggggagtcctactcccgctgggagttggactcccccccttgggcgcgccaccctccttggtcggccccctcctccactcctttatatacgggggcaggggggcaccctagagacacaacaattgatcattgatctcttagccgtgtgcggtgcccccctccaccataatcctcgataatattgtagcggtgcttaggcgaagccctgcgatggtagaacatcaagatcgtcaccacaccgtcgtgctgacggaactcatccccgacactttgctggatcggactccggggatcatcatcgagctgaacgtgtgcaaaaactcggaggtgccgtagtttcggtgcttgatcggtcgggccgtgaagacgtacgactacatcaaccgcgttgttataacacttccgcttgcggtctatgagggtacgtagacaacactctcccctctcgttgttgtgcatcaccatgatcttgcatgtgcgtaggaatttttttgaaattactacgttccccaacatatagctcacggactcgattacatagagggatcataaagcaaaactcaaaactagatcataccaaaaactttattctactagatcaagatattactaaaaggatcgaactaagaaaaatgataaagatagagatgtgatggtgatacgataccagggcacctcccccaagcttggcagttgccaaggggagtgcccatacccatatgattatatctcctttgttggtgaagaagatggtggtgatgaggaagtaggcttgtcgtccatcttccaagccATAGgatcaccatcatagaaggatgaacGAGTCTCctggatcctcaaatctgcagctaaactcatcctcttgaatctatattcatactcacagttttggttttgcaggtcatagatttgggcttggaggtgctcgatcttctcgtgaatcttgaagatggtctccccaatgttcttggcatccagcttgtggttgttggtgaactccgcgatcatcataTGGTTGGCGTTGAGTCCGCGTTCCAGCATCCCCtagcacttgaaaacttgttaagcctcgtctccacgcttccagtcctccttggtccctcaacatagcggatgtgcagcaacccatcacgcgtctcaatggtttgagggtgctgcagcacctccgcgaggtaggggttgatgaccttctcgaagaacttgtccttgggggcgcttggggacgtcatgatgatctagatttgtcaggaaaatagctcgaaacgaaaacagaggatatttgcgtgacacaggagtcaaaaccttcgggagattatataatgaatttttaccgaccaaaatacgtatcgtgcaaaagaaaacggagtccggagagcacacgaggtgcacgaggggggggcgccgccagggggtagggcgcgccctccaccctcgtgggctcgtgtccttcccgg contains:
- the LOC125539626 gene encoding protein AE7, with translation MELINANPVIHEKRERRIRQAPENIDENAPEAIDQLEIFDHIRDIKDPEHPYSLEDLNVVNEDSVEINDELSHVRVTFTPTVEHCSMATIIGLCLRVKLMRSLPPRYKVDIRLTPGSHATEAAVNKQLSDKERVAAALENSNLLDIVEECLSPTLG